In Erpetoichthys calabaricus chromosome 11, fErpCal1.3, whole genome shotgun sequence, the DNA window GGTAATTCGACAAAAGATGAAAAATACTACCCTTTTTACTCATCTTTACTGGGGTGCCAATAATTATGGAGGGGACTGTATTTGTTAGAATGATTATATCTATAAATTTCAACATTTCAACATatcaacattatttatatatgaaTGACTTGTTGTAATGCACATTAACTGTAGTTTATATACAAATCTTTTTATTACCAGTTCAATTTGATTTATTGAATTTCCTTACACTTAATTTTAGACCATGAGCAGGTTGGAAGTGTAGGTCTGGTTGAGATGCTTCATCGGTCAAATCTGCTTGCCATTGTTGGTGGTGGCAGCAATCCCAAGTTCTCTGAAATTTCAGGTACATCCTTCTGGTTTtctaattatttgcatttttaatctcTGAACTGTAGATATATTTTGGGGTTCATTgcaaacagatttttttgttcttcttagtGTTGATATGGGATGATGCCAGAGAAAGCAAAGATTCAAAAGACAAGCTGGTTCTGGAATTCACATTCACCAAGCCAGTGTTAGCAGTTCGAATCAGATACGACAAGTATGTTAAGCTGTGAACTGACTTTGCTATACCTACTTTCTAGTTTGGTACACTACGCTCTGTGGTTGCGGGAAGTCATGGCGCTATTAGATACTTTAAAGCacaaactgtttgttttttgtttccaagTGTATTGGCACATTTATGTCTCTTAAATCTAAACTTTTGTAAAgtaataatttcttatttttaatgagAGTCCTTTAGAAATGTAAGCATGCATTGAAATTTACAAACATATGTTGATATAATATTTACTCAACACAAGTTTCaaattttctaaacatttttgcaatattttttattttcttcaggatcATCATTGTTTTGCGAAGCAGAATATATGTTTATACCTTTCCAGACAACCCTTCAAAACTTTTTGAATTTGATACAAGAGATAATCCTAAAGGTTGGTGGTTAATACAAATATGTTTCTTATAATCATCTTAAATTATGCTGTTTACATCACAGATACAAAACTTAGAGATGTAATTTTAATTCCAATGGTTTTCCAACAGGTTTGTGTGATCTCTGTCCTAGTTTGGAGAAGCAGCTTCTTGTCTTTCCTGGACACAAATGTGGAAGCCTTCAGCTTGTGGTACAGACTATTCCTATTccttaaacaaaataattttgacttttaaGTTAATctatttttgtcttttgtaatatcattttcttttaattgttaattCTGTCAATTCCACTATATATTTCTTGAAGATAGGACTTTAGagcaagatattttaaaatctgtataCAGGTTAAATCCCGTTATAGCAAATACCGAAGTAACgaaaatttcagaataatgaataatTTTTGTGGGCCCGGACATCATGTTAAACAAATcccattttaatgaaatgtaaatctcagtgtaacaaacattttttcaaccaaaaatgaccaccaaaaataataatgtgatgcaaaaaatagTTAATGCCACTCCTATAGTTTCAGTATCAAGTCTCGGGAATTCTGCAACAGGTTGTCTTAAAGAGAGAAACCGTCTGTTGCGAAATTTCCAGTCTCGGGCAAGCTTGGTGATCGTGTAGGCGTGACATCATACACTTAGCCAAATtttgagtcagtgctccaccgtGTGTCCGCATGGGTAGCTGTTTTGTGTGTGGATACACACAtagtgcttctcaaagttttctttgagatgaacaaaaaagtgagaaactGCATCAATTTACGCTGAAAGAAAAAtttaacaatcctggaaaaagttgattccggaataaagaaaaatgacatggtGAAAGAATTTTGAAATCGCATCTAATGACtcattttcatactgtatttccattaaaaaaatgcatctaaCATCTGGTTTTCATTCTGTGTCAATATCTgtatttctattataaaaaaaaattacatctaacgtcttgttttcattctttgttcATACCTctatttctaataaaaaaagttacatctaatgtctcattttgaaataaaatattttttgcagtttaagaagcatttttttatacaggtattgtcaagcttgggtcatagagttgcacgagagacaggaagatgagtccaggttttcaaggaaaatacaagTACTTCATTACTacatagagaaggcaggtacagtctcaaggcTTCATTGAGAATAGGAGCTGTTAGGAGCTACAGCACTGAGattgtcctgctttagctcccatcttcagattagaagaaaaCCAGCGGGCTCTGTATCACCTCTATGGCAGACGTGATCTGGAGAAGACAGatcaggagagtgtgaggaagagcagatcaaagTCTGGTGTTAAATATTAAGCATGGTAGTGGTaaccctgatcctgcagaggacaaccaattgcttAGCCCTTGGGTTTCTGTAAACCAGACGCAACAGAGCAGCTACAGAGCTGTCCTTGTGTTGCCGCCGTTAGACGTGGCGAATCGCTGGCAGTCCCTGTCAGGATGCTGTGCGTATTTTCCCTATATTCGTTATAATGaaaattccattttaattaaatatttttaaggtcCTTTGAGTTTTGTTATAACCGTGATTCCacctttattaattaaaatatgcatttggttTTTTGGTGTTTTATATGTAATGAGATAATATAGTTAAAAGGgtctatttttactttctcgtatatataGTATAGAAAACGTATAGGAATCGTagaaaaattcaacctcaagattttgatgaatcttgacgttttagaccttcctgagtccgaaaataccattttttaaattatgcctgtctgtgtctaaacacgataactcaaaaatgctttgacctaGGTTAATGAGATTTTgaacacctgctttatatcaaaaatatggAAACCTGtaaacttttgggccacttctgtactttaactgaatactttcgtGAATTTTTAAGTAAACTATGGTTCTGATAGctcattcaaattttgtatagatatttataatgataaaaaataataatgtgatgcaaaaaatacttgatGCCACTCCTATAGTTTCAGTGCAGAATCTCGGGAATTCTGCAACAGGTTGTTTTAAAGACAGAAACAGTCTGTTGCAAAATTTCCGGTCTTGGGCAGGCTTGATGAGAAAAATTACTCCactggaagtagtattttatttaaacaaccatccgaattttttgtatcatggaaatataaatgtgtacacaatattaaaaacacattctttcaataactgttactcattttattttaatttatacatcatcagtttaacaataatatGCAAACATTGAAcgtgccatgtaaatataaagatgtaatggaaaCAATATGCTGCTATGTCCCTGTCATGCTtctggtatttatttttttttttatttccgccatcattataataattaaatgtagcttaatgcagttttacctatagtaatttattgtaacaaatattatataatactaacactttttctatgtttttaggcgagtataactctttttactttacaCGTAATCTAGATAATGCATATGTCATCATGGAAAAAATTCCACCATAgttttcgacctccctaagtgcaacaaatatcattttaatagtttaatagtttaaaagtttgattataaatagagagaaATGATTGAGTATGTAAATTATCAAGTAGTTataatgagaaacaaagacatatgatatttgagaaatattgagcaactggaagtggttctgatgaccttttcctttatctcagtatacgagaaagtcgaggggagcacactcacgatttttttatgtttctgtattgTAGGGATGTGATTCTATAGTCTTTGCTTCATGGTTCAGTTGAATTCCTTTACTGAGGAGAAATATTTCACATCTAATAAAGCAACCTTCTTAcattaatattaaacaaaatggtACATCTCATAGCTAGTATATGTTACTTTCATTGTAAAATATGTATGTCAAAGtcatataaatattttcatgttgtgAAGACATGCCTGTTACCTTACTGATGCTTTAAGCAGATTTACTTTGAATCAGTATAAGACATTTCAGTATGACAAAAATTCAGTGTGTAAGTAGGTGATGTGGTTGGGAGCATCCCAAAAAAAACCTCATAATAAGCATACTTGTATCTGAATAACCTTTGATCATATGTTATGCCTGGAGGAAACAATCAAGTTGGGTGGGCTTGATGTGTAAATCTAGCAAGATTTCAACCTTAAATTACATGATCAAATACTAAGAATTTTGCAAGAGAACTCTTAATTGGTTACACTTCACTGATTAATAAAAACCCAGTCCTGCTAATACAACTATGTTATGTAGAGTTGGAAAGATGCTTTTATATCCTGTCTCACTGTAATAAAGTATACCTAAGCCATTGAGAAATTACTTCTAATTTTACTTAATTTTGGGAGATATGGTAAAACTATGagtaattttataaatacaaCCTTAAAAAACAAGACAATGTAAAGCATTTTCCAATGTAGTAAGGAaatgttattatttgaaaaacaTAAATTGAATTTATAGTCTGTGTTAAGTGATATGATGCATTTTTGGTActatatattatttgttttttttttctgtgtattccaGGATCTTTCTAACACTAAACCAGGAACTTCATCTGCTCCATTCACTATCAATGCACACCAGAGTGAGATTGCTTGTGTGGCCTTGAATCAACAAGGCACTGTGGTGGCATCTGCCTCTAAAAAAGGAACACTTATCAGGCTGTTTGACACCCAGACTAAGGAGAAACTGGTGGAGCTCAGGAGAGGCACAGATCCTGCAACTCTGTACTGGTACTGAGTGAAATTACTATTAtaaattcatatattttaaaaattctatttaAGGCTTAATTTTGTGCTTTGCATCTGGATTGCCTAGATGTACagtgaaaataataatttcaacTTCACCTGTTCTGACACAACGTTTTTTCTCGCTATGACACAGCAGGACTTTTATGGTGCAGTACCCAAAGTCCAAGCAAGTGTATCCTGTCAATAAAATATAACTGTGTAACAAAGCATAAATTATTTGCAATTATAGCAATATACAACCACACATTTACTTTTTTGGTGTGAGGGTgataattaataatttagttgCATACACTGTTATAATATTACATAATTTAACCTCTTTTTAAAATTAGAGTGATTTTTTTATGACAATCTAAGAATTGTTATCCTCATGAATTAAGATTTGCAACCAAAGTCAATCAATGTGTAATCAATTCCGTTTCCCACGTCTCATAAACAGCTATGTGGGAATAGCAAAACTATAAAGCTCATGAAGTGGTGAACTTGTAGGCATTCATACCATCGCAacaatttttttacatctttgctATAGACTCATTAAAGTTGTGCTGAAGAAACATAAGGTGATATTTAGAGATCACAGAAATGGTCGTAGGAATATAAACTAGATAATAAATATGGattgttttaaaatgtcacaATTTTGAGATAGTGAAAAAATAGTGTATGTCTCAGTTTCATTGTTATACTGCATATTGAAGACTTGCATTACAGTAGTTACtaaaatgacagccatttttcaacTAAAGAAGTAAATATACGCAATTTGTTACTGTCTACTAGTTGGTGATTAATAATGATTAACTTTCAGAAGATAATTGTAATGAAGTGGGGAAACAGAATTATTGTATAATGGTTGTGTGTTGAGAACAAACACCAgcatcattttctttttagcAATCAATTGTAGTTGTATTTCCTTTCtggtttttattaatttacttatttttggaaaatgtagGCATTCAGTTACACTTGTTTAGACACACTGAGAATGATGTGTTCCTTAAGTAAGTTGTGTATCTACTCATGTACATACTCCGGGGAAAGCAGTTAATTCAGTGTGGCAAGAACACATGGATGGCCTTTAGCCTGCATGACATGTTCTAATAATGTTACTTGGAAAAGGGATCTACTCTCAGTGGGATGTACACTCGGTCATTCATGGTGCTGTATTGTGTGAAAACTTATTGAAGTATACACGCTTTTGATTTGTTGGTATACTTGTATACCCATTTCAttctatacatattttaatacattttgttatcttGTTGAATGAGTATTTTAGTAATCCATCCAAAGCTGTCTGTTTTTAAGCATGGAAAAGAACCTTATGTCTAATGCATTcatcacaatacaatacaactcatGAACTCAATACAATTCGTGAAGATAATTTCTATCCAAATACAAATGTGGGATTAATTGGTGACCATGCGTGGACTAGCATCCCATCCATGTTTGGTTCTTGTTTTGTCGCAAGGttcacagtatatactgtatatggatgaatgGGTGGGAGAAAAGCTGTATTGGTCCTTACTTGCCCAGTATCAAGTTTAGAAATGATCTGCAAAATGTTAAATATCTTGAGGGATGACACATAATTCTAGAACTCAAAACCAGTTAGCTGATAATatcatcattttttaaatgatgagATGAGCAGCACAAGAAAATCATGTTTCACTGAATAGATATTTTATAAAACATGGCACACCAAGTAAAAGTTACTTTCCATACTTCTATATAAATGGAAGTTTATGATGGGATAAAAAATTTGCTATTGAATTAAGTTCATATTTTGATTCTATAATGTTCAAAATGCAGAGAAAAGCTGATATAAGTGGGGTGACTGTATGTGTGTCTATGGAAGCCTATGTGCGATGATAACTTCTGAAAAACTGTAcctgtctttttcaaacaagtTGCATGATATTTGTCTTGTTACAAGCTCtgggtttgttgttgttggtcCAGTATGTAtccccatatccttcaaaaaTGGTTTGACCAGAGATAATTGACATCATAATCATTtaatatacatgcacacacacttggaggaacatgcaaacatacacacatgcacattcaAGCACTGCAATCACATTTATAAGTGAAGCTTAGCTGGAtgatagagaaaaaaatgaatatacacacaaacacacccaccaccaGATCTGTAAAGACTGATGTTGACAGAAGCATTAAGCCATCCCTTTACCAATCTGTAATCTGTCTGGTATGTAACCTTATATACATTTGACCCAATGTGCTTAGTTGTTCACTTGATTCaattatttaagttaatgtacttgattgtacagtatgttattttatGGTACAATTGGTTATATTGCATTGTAAAATCTTctgttcagttatttttttctgcagcatcactaaagtgaaatttacattgAAATACTTATGGAGCATTTCATACCAGTTTATCCATACCAgtttttattcttattcttctATCACTTATTTACATTGTACCGTTACTTCTTGAAGATTCTTGCAAAAATGCCAGATGATTTTGGAAATGTCAAAATAACACTCCTCTACTTAAACATACAATTAAGTGTTCTCCTTGTGTTCCGTTGGATTTTCAGTGAATACTTATTTCTACCAAAATTccttacaaatacagtatactgtacatgtttctttaacattttattgtcataGAAAATGTGATTGGCAGTGTGTTTGCTTGATTGTGTTCAATAGTGGTTTGTCATCCATTATAcaatagattttcttttttgattgatGCTTAATTTTCTACAATTTTAATGCCTGCTTTCTGGGGTATATAATACGGTTTTATGCTTAAAGAATATAAAGCGGTCTGTAAGTTCAAATattgttctttttgtatttttacagcaTCAATTTCAGCCATGATTCCTCTTTCCTGTGTGCCTCTAGTGATAAAGGCACAGTCCACATCTTTGCCTTAAAAGACACAAAGCTAAATCGAAGATCTGCGTATGTAATGAAGGCAATTTCTGTATTGTTGAATGTGCATGTCTGCTTCTGCATATTTGTAGTTGtattaaattctttttaaaaagtgaCGAATGTATGTGCATTCTACATTGGCAGGTTAGCTCGCGTTGGGAAAGTGGGGCCAGTGATTGGCCAGTATGTGGATTCACAATGGAGTCTGGCTAGTTTCACTGTTCCGGCAGAATGTGCGTGTATCTGTGCATTTGGGAAGAATACCTCAAAGAATGTTAACTCAGTTATTGGTAAGGACATTTTCTTCACTACACTTTATTGGGCAGTATCCAATTTATGTACTACATTGCCATCAGTTTCTGTCTGCATAAGAAAGATTTGGCTTTGTaccatttatttcatttcatttttagttgAATGTCCCACAAGTTTTTCATGAGTATTACCTTTTGAAtcatcctgtgtgtgtgtgtgtgtgtgtgtgtgtgtgtgtgtgtgttgtggggaacagcccggacacagacaggcagacatgatggttttaccacacatgtgtttatttacaataatatttacagtgaTAGTGCACAATCCAGTGCCAAAGTACcattcaccccttcaagtcctcggccacactcacaatgcctttctctctggtccgcctccactcctctcctccaagcttcgtcttcttcctcccgactctcgccccgactggagggaggcggccccttttatgcacacccggatgtgctccaggtgctccccggcaatcttccaccgacactccccagtgtggcggaagtgtcggctgtgtacctggaagcactctgggtgtcccctcttctcttccccccagcacttcctggtgtggcggaagcgctggggtccagggtccccaaggcatcagggcaccccctggcggtggccacgggccccaatacaaccagggaggacgcccccttgtgtcctggaggaggcacaagccctcctccactcctcctgggcgtcccggccgggcatggacgcccgccgggcaccacagtgtgtatgttttttgtgtttgGGGGATTGTGGGgcatagaaaatataaaattgaaacATCTTCTTGAAGatgaatatttataatttatttttacctgTTGCTCTTTACTCTACAGCCATTTGTGTAGATGGCACTTTCCACAAATATGTGTTTACCCCAGATGGAAACTGCAACCGAGAAGCTTTTGATGTGTACCTGGACAtatgtgatgatgatgatttctAAACAGATGATTTGTTGTTAAGCCTGTATAGACATTTTTATCCAGTAAGAGAATCATCCTGGTGTGGCAACATTCATCCCAAAGCAGCAAGAGATAAAAGGGGAACTCTTTATTGTAGCAAATTAAGTAATAGCACCCTTGGTATTTGGGTGTAAAATTTATAGGTTTTGGCATAATTTTTAGTTTcatgtttttggatttttaaagctggtattaaaacattttgtttctctcatatatattatataattatataaatatattatataatggtTACTCATATTTCAGTAGATTAACAGAGCGACCCATTACCACATTTCATTTAAGTGATTTAAAATATGTAACTAAAATAGATTTTCATTGAATATGCATTATGCTGCTCCTGttagtaaatattttaattttggttaTGTCTGTAAATCAAAAGTTTAGTCTATTGAATCTATTCAGAATGCATAATGTTCACACTGCTGTGTACAATTTATTCCATACaaattaagaatattttaaatagGATCTGCATTCATAGTGAACTTTCAGAGTTCTTATAagagttttaaaatatatataaatatgttattaaaatgtctatgtaaaatgtaaattattaaatcGCCATTTTTGCACATTCTCTTTTTACTATCTAGTTCTTTCAAGTACTCACCTTTCTGTGGTAAAAACAGTATCAGCATCACTCTTTCTAAAGCCTCTTTTGAAGTTATAATTTATAAAGCAAACTTTTTGaataactaaaatgtattttgcttAAGATTAATGCCTTGTTTGTTACTAATTCAATTAAGGGCAACAAATTTTCATCAATGTTTTGACTAAATTCCACAACATGGGATGTGAGTGATTATTTACAGCTAAATGGTACGAATAAGCATCATAATTATCTAGACAAAATGGTATATAACCAGAATGTCAAatggtatatacagtagcttCTTACATAAATTATTTATGAGGCATAGAAAGATGTTTAGGAACTACAGCAAtatctgcattatttttattgcatttattttgatggttttttttttttttttattattattttatataactttGGTTACATTTATAAAGGAATAGATGCATTTAGTCCTGGGCATGATTAAAAATGCCCATATTGTTG includes these proteins:
- the wdr45 gene encoding WD repeat domain phosphoinositide-interacting protein 4 translates to MAQQRGVNSLHFNQDQSCFCCAMETGVRIYNVEPLMEKGHLDHEQVGSVGLVEMLHRSNLLAIVGGGSNPKFSEISVLIWDDARESKDSKDKLVLEFTFTKPVLAVRIRYDKIIIVLRSRIYVYTFPDNPSKLFEFDTRDNPKGLCDLCPSLEKQLLVFPGHKCGSLQLVDLSNTKPGTSSAPFTINAHQSEIACVALNQQGTVVASASKKGTLIRLFDTQTKEKLVELRRGTDPATLYCINFSHDSSFLCASSDKGTVHIFALKDTKLNRRSALARVGKVGPVIGQYVDSQWSLASFTVPAECACICAFGKNTSKNVNSVIAICVDGTFHKYVFTPDGNCNREAFDVYLDICDDDDF